From a single Aneurinibacillus sp. REN35 genomic region:
- the purE gene encoding 5-(carboxyamino)imidazole ribonucleotide mutase, which translates to MNQPLVGVIMGSTSDWETMKEACAVLDELEVPYEKKVVSAHRTPDLMFEYAELAEGRGLEIIIAGAGGAAHLPGMVAAKTALPVIGVPVKSSALSGLDSLLSIVQMPGGVPVATVAIGKAGAINAGLLAAQMLGNKYPEVRERFILRREKIKQQVLEGSDKL; encoded by the coding sequence ATGAACCAGCCGTTAGTAGGCGTTATTATGGGAAGTACGTCAGACTGGGAAACAATGAAGGAAGCGTGTGCGGTGCTCGATGAATTAGAAGTGCCGTACGAGAAAAAAGTAGTGTCGGCGCATCGGACGCCCGATTTGATGTTTGAATATGCGGAACTGGCAGAAGGACGAGGACTTGAAATAATCATTGCCGGTGCAGGCGGTGCAGCGCATCTTCCGGGCATGGTAGCAGCAAAAACTGCTCTTCCGGTCATTGGCGTGCCGGTCAAATCTTCCGCGTTAAGCGGTCTCGATTCTCTTCTATCCATTGTACAGATGCCGGGCGGCGTGCCTGTGGCTACTGTGGCTATCGGCAAAGCAGGAGCGATCAATGCCGGGCTTTTGGCGGCACAGATGCTGGGAAATAAATATCCAGAGGTACGTGAGCGCTTTATCTTGCGTCGTGAGAAGATTAAGCAGCAGGTGCTGGAAGGAAGCGACAAGCTATGA
- the yjcZ gene encoding sporulation protein YjcZ, with product MSCSGGWGDNIGIILVLFILLVIIACACDC from the coding sequence ATGAGCTGCTCTGGAGGATGGGGAGATAACATCGGCATAATTCTCGTGCTGTTCATTCTGCTCGTGATTATCGCTTGTGCTTGCGATTGCTAA
- a CDS encoding HD domain-containing phosphohydrolase codes for MNVYSLANHEIKEGMETEQSNILIIDDEEYNLDVLEQLLVVKDYRVLSASSGLDALMILESEDIDLILLDVMMPGMNGYEVLREIRAMEECYIPVVMVTALDSKEDKIRALEEGCDDFLNKPIDKYELYARVHTLLRTRHYYKQLARTKQRLENEVVSRTAELQEALAALKLLNSKLEDSHREIVERLSSAAEFKDPETAAHIQRISHYSGVMAQALGMSEEQVNLMIQASPMHDIGKIGVPDHILLKPGKLTLEEFDKMKEHTLIGYKILNGSDSPLLKLASEIAISHHEKYDGSGYPHGLSGEAIPLSGRIIAVVDVFDALTSRRPYKEPYPNEKAYEIIRRGSGTHFDPKIVQLFFDSLPEIIRIQNQYQE; via the coding sequence ATGAATGTATATTCACTGGCCAATCATGAAATAAAAGAAGGAATGGAGACCGAGCAATCCAACATCCTTATAATTGATGATGAAGAGTACAATCTTGATGTATTGGAGCAGTTGCTGGTTGTGAAGGACTACCGCGTGCTGTCCGCATCTTCAGGGTTGGATGCCTTAATGATTCTAGAAAGTGAAGACATCGACTTGATTCTGCTTGATGTGATGATGCCTGGGATGAACGGGTATGAAGTGCTGCGTGAGATCAGAGCGATGGAGGAATGCTACATTCCCGTGGTTATGGTGACTGCGCTGGATAGTAAGGAAGACAAGATCAGAGCATTGGAAGAAGGATGCGACGATTTTTTGAATAAGCCGATTGATAAATATGAACTATATGCCAGAGTACATACGCTGCTCCGTACCCGGCATTATTATAAGCAGCTTGCTCGAACGAAGCAGCGTTTAGAGAACGAAGTGGTAAGTCGAACGGCTGAGCTTCAGGAGGCGCTTGCGGCATTAAAGCTTTTGAACAGTAAGTTAGAAGACAGCCACCGCGAGATTGTCGAGCGCTTGTCTTCAGCAGCCGAATTTAAAGATCCGGAGACGGCAGCCCATATCCAGCGCATCAGCCACTATTCAGGAGTGATGGCGCAGGCGCTCGGCATGAGTGAAGAACAAGTGAACCTCATGATCCAGGCAAGCCCAATGCATGACATTGGGAAGATTGGTGTGCCAGATCATATTCTGCTTAAGCCTGGTAAGTTGACGTTAGAAGAGTTTGATAAAATGAAGGAACATACTCTAATCGGCTACAAAATCCTTAACGGATCTGATTCGCCGCTGCTGAAGCTGGCGAGCGAGATTGCGATTTCCCACCATGAAAAGTATGATGGTTCTGGCTATCCACATGGATTATCCGGAGAAGCCATTCCGCTGAGTGGACGAATTATAGCGGTGGTTGATGTCTTCGACGCTCTAACAAGCAGAAGACCGTACAAGGAACCTTATCCGAATGAGAAAGCGTACGAAATCATTCGGAGAGGAAGCGGCACACACTTTGATCCGAAAATTGTCCAGCTTTTCTTTGATAGCCTTCCTGAAATTATCCGTATACAAAATCAATACCAAGAATAA
- a CDS encoding GAF domain-containing sensor histidine kinase has translation MDKKERILWISGSFFIPILLSVIFAVSANLLHFKQLAGLLGRPFTSLCILLFPIVFCLLFIWRYKRWEFRVIKLKDSGVVHASLRRILNEYIVYSLVSFLSVAFFFYSQVLEQKDNLLLIFLICMGVMMTAYAPFYFGMLVRMYRYLYRIGFPVSFEKTGWNQSAVTAVVLVVVGVFITTTFFVYIISQTIGNAITLYDVWQRALVVAVVVGIPLVMLFLMIRQFYFQQLKHKQSQLHSIHLLLEKLYGNLELTDSFLEDVVETVGQVIGACGTILTISTEDGVERRIASTEQCRGQHTTFGSTEEFSILEVPIHTDGRVVGRFHLHNKIGALQFTKEDEEMMQSFSRAFSVALQNSHYIKELKKERKIAQEAANLKSNILSTMSHELRTPLNSIIGYSDIVVTVLEGSIPDKQMTNIKRIKESGKHLLGVINDILDLSKMEAGRMSVVSEPVQLGALLQFCMHNAESLRAAKPIDLVIVGERDIWIQSDEQKLKQIIMNLVSNAIKFTEQGSVIIHVSRQAEDVIIAVEDTGIGISLEHRDAIFHPFKQIDGSLARKYKGTGLGLSIVSRLVSLLGGTIRVESEEGYGSRFIIHLCNVFYEPQKKSREEVWG, from the coding sequence ATGGATAAAAAAGAGAGGATACTTTGGATCAGCGGGAGCTTTTTCATCCCGATTCTTTTGAGCGTAATATTCGCTGTATCCGCTAATTTGCTGCATTTTAAGCAGCTGGCAGGCTTGCTTGGCCGGCCTTTCACCAGCTTATGTATACTTTTGTTCCCTATTGTCTTCTGCCTATTGTTTATTTGGCGATATAAGCGATGGGAATTCCGAGTAATAAAGCTAAAAGACAGCGGAGTGGTCCATGCTTCACTACGGCGTATATTGAATGAGTATATTGTTTATAGCCTTGTTTCATTTCTTTCTGTCGCATTTTTCTTCTATTCTCAAGTTCTTGAGCAAAAGGATAATCTTCTGCTGATTTTTCTTATTTGTATGGGTGTTATGATGACGGCCTATGCTCCCTTCTATTTCGGTATGCTGGTTCGAATGTACCGCTATTTGTACCGGATTGGATTTCCGGTGTCATTTGAGAAAACCGGTTGGAACCAGAGCGCAGTCACGGCTGTTGTGCTTGTTGTAGTTGGAGTATTTATCACCACTACATTTTTTGTCTATATCATTTCTCAAACGATTGGGAATGCGATCACGCTCTATGATGTTTGGCAGCGGGCCTTAGTAGTGGCGGTCGTAGTTGGAATCCCGTTGGTCATGCTATTTTTGATGATTCGCCAATTTTATTTTCAGCAATTGAAGCACAAGCAATCCCAGCTTCACTCCATACATCTTCTGCTTGAGAAGCTGTACGGTAATCTGGAGCTAACGGATTCCTTTCTAGAAGATGTAGTAGAGACGGTAGGACAGGTTATTGGGGCTTGCGGGACGATTCTCACTATCTCTACGGAGGACGGTGTGGAGAGGCGGATTGCATCCACGGAGCAATGCAGAGGGCAGCATACTACATTTGGCAGCACTGAAGAATTCTCCATTCTTGAAGTTCCGATTCATACGGACGGTAGAGTTGTGGGCCGTTTCCATCTTCATAACAAAATCGGTGCTCTTCAATTTACAAAAGAGGATGAGGAGATGATGCAAAGCTTCAGCCGTGCCTTCAGTGTGGCATTGCAGAATTCTCACTACATCAAGGAGTTGAAGAAGGAGCGAAAAATCGCTCAGGAGGCAGCCAATCTGAAGAGTAATATCCTCTCGACGATGAGTCATGAACTGCGAACCCCATTAAATTCCATCATCGGTTACTCCGATATAGTAGTAACTGTACTAGAAGGTTCGATACCGGATAAGCAGATGACGAATATTAAAAGAATTAAAGAAAGCGGGAAACATCTATTGGGCGTAATCAATGACATTCTTGACTTATCGAAGATGGAAGCGGGACGAATGAGCGTAGTATCTGAACCGGTTCAATTGGGAGCATTGCTGCAGTTTTGCATGCATAATGCGGAGAGTTTGCGTGCAGCAAAGCCGATTGATCTTGTTATTGTAGGGGAGAGGGACATCTGGATTCAAAGCGATGAACAGAAGCTTAAGCAAATCATTATGAACTTGGTATCAAACGCGATCAAATTCACCGAGCAGGGATCCGTAATTATACATGTAAGCCGCCAGGCAGAAGATGTAATTATTGCTGTAGAAGATACAGGTATCGGCATTTCTTTGGAGCATAGGGATGCAATTTTTCATCCGTTCAAACAAATTGACGGATCACTTGCACGTAAATATAAAGGGACGGGCCTTGGACTTTCCATTGTTTCCCGCCTTGTATCTCTTCTCGGTGGAACGATTCGTGTGGAGAGTGAAGAAGGATATGGATCACGTTTCATCATCCACTTGTGCAATGTATTTTATGAGCCGCAGAAAAAGAGTCGAGAGGAGGTATGGGGGTAA
- a CDS encoding NCS2 family permease: MDKFFRLKEHNTNVRTEIIAGLTTFITMAYILIVNPLTLTAGGATGMDFNAVFVATALGAGLVTIMMGLFVNYPIALAPGMGLNAYFAAVVMSSGGAITWQIALASVFISGIIFFILTITKIRQMLLDAVPESLRAAITVGIGLFITIIGFKTSGLLTGFYIGKEAANPFTELPGGDWLMQLGNFVEHKAILLTLIGLIITSILMVMRVQASILLGIIATTLIGIPMGVTDLGSLQNAKWVPDFSTVAIGQLDFAGALNAGLLTIVFTFTFVELFDTFGTLTGTAAKAGLLEKPDAKKKIGRAMLVDAGGVSLGAMLGTSTITAYVESAAGVGQGGRTGLTSVTTGILFLLALFLAPLALIVPAAATAPALIIVGVLMMGAVRGVEWDNMVYAIPAFFTIIFMPLTYSIANGISFGIVFYVVLATANNLVGGKNKVHWLMWILAVLIIARFLFIDINA; the protein is encoded by the coding sequence ATGGATAAGTTCTTCAGGTTAAAAGAACACAATACGAATGTGCGTACCGAGATTATTGCCGGTTTAACCACATTTATTACCATGGCGTATATTCTCATCGTCAACCCGCTCACACTTACAGCCGGAGGCGCCACGGGCATGGATTTCAATGCCGTGTTCGTGGCCACCGCGCTCGGTGCGGGCCTTGTGACCATCATGATGGGATTGTTCGTCAACTATCCGATTGCGCTTGCGCCAGGGATGGGCTTGAATGCATATTTTGCTGCTGTAGTCATGAGTTCAGGTGGAGCGATCACATGGCAAATCGCTCTTGCTTCCGTATTTATTTCAGGTATTATCTTTTTCATTCTAACCATCACGAAAATTCGTCAGATGCTATTGGATGCAGTACCGGAATCACTGCGGGCAGCAATTACGGTTGGTATCGGTTTGTTCATTACGATTATCGGTTTTAAAACCAGTGGACTTCTGACTGGCTTCTATATTGGCAAGGAGGCGGCGAATCCGTTTACGGAGCTGCCTGGAGGCGACTGGTTAATGCAGCTTGGGAACTTTGTAGAGCATAAGGCCATTCTTTTGACACTTATCGGTCTCATCATTACAAGTATCCTTATGGTTATGCGTGTACAAGCCTCTATTCTGCTTGGTATTATCGCAACGACACTGATTGGTATCCCGATGGGCGTAACTGACCTTGGCAGTCTGCAAAATGCTAAATGGGTCCCGGATTTCAGCACGGTTGCGATTGGACAGCTTGATTTTGCGGGTGCGCTTAATGCCGGCCTATTAACGATTGTGTTCACCTTTACTTTCGTTGAGCTATTCGATACGTTCGGAACGTTAACAGGAACGGCCGCTAAGGCTGGTTTGCTGGAAAAACCGGATGCGAAAAAGAAAATCGGCCGTGCAATGCTTGTAGACGCTGGTGGTGTCAGCCTTGGTGCGATGCTTGGTACAAGTACGATTACAGCGTATGTCGAAAGTGCGGCGGGTGTAGGACAAGGTGGACGTACCGGTCTGACGTCTGTAACGACAGGGATTCTGTTTCTTCTCGCTCTTTTCCTTGCCCCTCTGGCTCTTATCGTTCCAGCGGCAGCTACGGCCCCGGCGCTGATTATTGTTGGGGTACTAATGATGGGAGCGGTACGCGGAGTAGAATGGGATAATATGGTGTATGCGATTCCAGCATTTTTCACTATTATTTTCATGCCGCTGACGTATTCCATTGCCAACGGGATTTCTTTCGGGATTGTATTCTATGTTGTTCTTGCGACAGCGAATAACCTGGTTGGTGGAAAAAATAAAGTACACTGGCTAATGTGGATATTAGCTGTGCTAATTATTGCAAGATTCCTATTCATTGACATTAACGCTTAA
- the guaA gene encoding glutamine-hydrolyzing GMP synthase → MDKPKELVVVLDFGGQYNQLIARRVRDLGVFSELMPYNTSVEELEKLNPKGIIFSGGPASVYAEGAPLCDSRIYDMGLPILGICYGMQMMSYHLKGKVERAGVREYGRSDIAIHNESLFFKGLDKTETVWMSHTDKVIEVPEGFQIDASNEACPVAAISNSEKNLYGVQFHPEVRHSVRGNEMLKNFLFEVCGCEGNWSMENYIDMMVDEIREKVGHKKVLCALSGGVDSSVVAVLIHKAIGDQLTCMFVDHGLLRKGEAESVMETFADKFNMNVIKIDARERFLNKLKGVADPEKKRKIIGNEFIYVFEEEAGKLTDMDFLAQGTLYTDIIESGTATAQTIKSHHNVGGLPEDMKLDLIEPLNKLFKDEVRKVGEELGMPHEIVWRQPFPGPGLGIRVLGEVTEEKLEIVRESDFILRDEIKKAGLEREVWQYFTVLPDVRSVGVMGDERTYDYTIGIRAVTSIDGMTADWARIPFDVLEKISVRIVNEVSHINRVVYDITSKPPATIEWE, encoded by the coding sequence ATGGACAAGCCGAAAGAGTTAGTCGTTGTTCTCGATTTTGGAGGACAGTACAACCAATTAATTGCACGCCGGGTGCGCGATCTGGGGGTGTTCAGTGAACTGATGCCGTACAATACGTCGGTTGAAGAGCTTGAGAAGCTGAACCCAAAGGGCATTATCTTCTCAGGTGGACCGGCCAGTGTCTATGCAGAAGGTGCACCGCTGTGCGATTCGCGTATCTATGATATGGGCTTGCCGATTCTAGGCATTTGCTATGGCATGCAGATGATGTCATACCATCTGAAAGGCAAAGTGGAGCGCGCAGGTGTGCGTGAATACGGACGCTCAGATATCGCGATCCACAATGAGTCTCTTTTCTTCAAAGGACTGGATAAAACAGAGACCGTATGGATGAGCCATACGGACAAGGTCATTGAAGTACCGGAAGGATTCCAGATTGATGCAAGCAATGAAGCGTGTCCGGTTGCTGCTATTAGTAACTCGGAGAAGAACCTCTATGGTGTGCAGTTCCATCCGGAAGTACGTCACTCCGTGCGCGGCAATGAGATGCTGAAGAACTTCTTGTTTGAAGTGTGCGGCTGTGAGGGCAATTGGTCGATGGAGAATTACATTGACATGATGGTCGATGAAATTCGTGAGAAAGTCGGACATAAAAAAGTATTGTGTGCGTTAAGCGGGGGCGTTGATTCTTCTGTGGTAGCGGTATTAATCCATAAAGCAATCGGCGATCAGCTAACCTGTATGTTTGTAGATCATGGACTGCTCCGTAAAGGTGAAGCCGAGAGCGTTATGGAAACATTCGCAGATAAATTCAACATGAATGTGATTAAGATTGATGCGCGTGAGCGTTTCTTGAACAAGTTAAAAGGCGTAGCCGATCCGGAGAAGAAACGCAAAATTATCGGTAATGAATTCATCTATGTGTTTGAAGAAGAAGCTGGTAAGCTGACGGATATGGATTTCTTGGCGCAGGGTACATTATATACTGATATCATCGAGAGCGGCACGGCAACGGCGCAGACGATTAAGTCTCATCACAATGTAGGCGGATTGCCGGAAGATATGAAGCTTGATTTGATCGAACCGCTCAATAAGTTGTTCAAAGACGAAGTGCGTAAAGTAGGCGAAGAGCTTGGTATGCCGCATGAGATTGTATGGCGCCAACCGTTCCCAGGTCCGGGCCTTGGCATTCGTGTGCTTGGCGAGGTAACGGAGGAAAAGCTTGAGATTGTAAGAGAATCGGATTTCATTCTTCGTGACGAGATTAAGAAAGCGGGCCTTGAGCGTGAAGTATGGCAGTATTTCACCGTTCTTCCCGATGTGCGCAGCGTAGGCGTAATGGGCGATGAGCGGACGTATGATTATACGATCGGTATCCGTGCTGTAACGTCGATTGATGGCATGACAGCTGACTGGGCGCGTATTCCGTTTGATGTTCTGGAGAAGATTTCGGTTCGCATCGTTAATGAAGTATCACACATTAACCGGGTTGTATATGACATTACATCCAAGCCGCCAGCAACCATTGAGTGGGAATAA
- the groL gene encoding chaperonin GroEL (60 kDa chaperone family; promotes refolding of misfolded polypeptides especially under stressful conditions; forms two stacked rings of heptamers to form a barrel-shaped 14mer; ends can be capped by GroES; misfolded proteins enter the barrel where they are refolded when GroES binds) codes for MAKDIRFSEEARRAMLRGVDALADAVKVTLGPKGRNVVLEKKFGSPLITNDGVTIAKEIELEDAFENMGAQLVKEVATKTNDVAGDGTTTATVLAQAMIREGLKNVTAGANPMVIRKGIEKAVRVAVEELHAISKPIEGKESIAQVAAISAADDEIGTLIAEAMEKVGKDGVITVEESKGFTTELDVVEGMQFDRGYASPYMITDTDKMEAVLDNPYILITDKKISNIQEILPVLEKVVQQGKPLVIIAEDVEGEALATLVVNKLRGTFTAVAVKAPGFGDRRKAMLEDIAALTGGQVVTEDLGLDLKSASLQQLGQASKVVVTKENTTIVEGSGDKANIEARVNQIRSAIETTTSEFDKEKLQERLAKLAGGVAVIKVGAATETELKEKKLRIEDALNATRAAVEEGIVAGGGTALVSIYNKVSEVQADGDEATGVRIILRALEEPVRQIAANAGLEGSVVVERLKKEEIGIGFNAATAQWVNMIEAGIVDPAKVTRSALQNAASVAAMFLTTEAVIADKPEPEKGGGMPDMGGMGGMGMM; via the coding sequence ATGGCGAAAGACATTCGTTTTAGCGAAGAAGCACGCCGCGCAATGCTCCGCGGTGTGGATGCACTGGCAGACGCAGTAAAAGTAACACTTGGACCTAAAGGTCGCAACGTTGTACTTGAGAAAAAATTTGGTTCTCCATTAATCACAAACGATGGTGTAACCATCGCAAAAGAAATCGAACTCGAAGATGCATTCGAGAACATGGGTGCGCAGCTGGTTAAAGAAGTTGCCACAAAAACAAACGATGTAGCGGGTGACGGTACGACTACAGCTACAGTTCTTGCGCAAGCGATGATCCGTGAAGGATTGAAAAACGTAACAGCGGGTGCAAACCCAATGGTAATCCGCAAAGGCATCGAAAAAGCGGTTCGTGTTGCTGTAGAAGAACTGCATGCGATCTCTAAGCCAATCGAAGGCAAAGAATCCATCGCACAAGTTGCTGCAATCTCTGCTGCAGATGATGAAATCGGTACACTGATTGCTGAAGCAATGGAAAAAGTGGGCAAAGACGGCGTTATCACTGTGGAAGAATCCAAAGGCTTCACAACAGAGCTTGATGTTGTAGAAGGTATGCAATTCGACCGCGGCTACGCTTCTCCGTACATGATTACAGATACTGATAAGATGGAAGCGGTACTTGATAATCCGTACATCTTGATTACAGATAAGAAGATCTCTAACATTCAAGAAATCCTGCCTGTACTTGAAAAAGTAGTACAACAAGGCAAGCCTCTTGTAATCATCGCTGAAGATGTAGAAGGCGAAGCGCTGGCTACACTTGTTGTGAACAAACTGCGCGGTACCTTTACTGCAGTAGCGGTGAAAGCACCTGGCTTTGGTGATCGCCGCAAAGCAATGCTTGAAGATATCGCTGCATTGACTGGTGGTCAAGTAGTGACAGAAGATCTTGGCTTAGACCTGAAATCTGCTTCCCTGCAGCAATTAGGTCAAGCAAGTAAAGTAGTCGTAACAAAAGAAAATACAACGATCGTAGAAGGTTCTGGAGACAAAGCGAACATCGAAGCTCGCGTAAACCAAATCCGTTCTGCAATTGAGACGACAACATCTGAATTCGATAAAGAAAAACTGCAAGAGCGTCTTGCTAAACTGGCAGGCGGCGTTGCGGTAATTAAAGTCGGCGCGGCTACAGAAACAGAACTGAAAGAAAAGAAACTTCGCATTGAAGATGCGCTGAATGCAACACGTGCAGCGGTTGAAGAAGGTATCGTAGCCGGTGGTGGTACTGCGCTCGTATCGATCTACAACAAAGTATCTGAAGTGCAAGCAGATGGCGACGAAGCAACTGGCGTACGCATCATCCTGCGTGCTCTTGAAGAACCGGTACGTCAAATCGCAGCCAATGCGGGTCTTGAAGGATCTGTCGTTGTTGAGCGTCTGAAAAAAGAAGAAATCGGTATCGGCTTCAATGCCGCTACTGCACAATGGGTAAACATGATCGAAGCAGGTATTGTTGACCCAGCTAAAGTAACGCGTTCGGCGCTGCAAAATGCAGCATCTGTTGCGGCTATGTTCCTGACAACAGAAGCGGTAATCGCTGATAAGCCTGAGCCAGAAAAAGGCGGCGGCATGCCTGACATGGGCGGAATGGGCGGCATGGGAATGATGTAA
- the groES gene encoding co-chaperone GroES encodes MLKPLGDRVIIEPIAKEETTASGIVLPETAKEKPQEGKIVAVGSGRIENGERIALEVQEGNRVIYSKYAGTEVKFDNKELLIMRESDILAIVD; translated from the coding sequence GTGTTAAAGCCATTGGGTGATCGTGTGATTATCGAACCTATCGCAAAAGAAGAAACAACTGCTAGCGGAATCGTACTTCCAGAAACAGCAAAAGAAAAGCCGCAAGAAGGCAAAATCGTCGCTGTAGGCAGCGGACGCATCGAGAACGGCGAGCGCATCGCGCTAGAAGTTCAAGAAGGCAACCGTGTCATCTATTCTAAATATGCTGGAACTGAAGTGAAATTCGACAACAAAGAACTTCTGATTATGCGCGAGAGCGACATTCTTGCTATTGTTGACTAA
- the tatC gene encoding twin-arginine translocase subunit TatC — protein MSNQEQEMRLVEHLGELRRRLIWVALIFVVAFIVGFAYAEPVVQYFQKDAGVKWHVFGIPDGLRVYMQFAFVIALVITLPFILYHVWRFITPGLRPHERKAAGIFIIPAFLLFLAGLAVGYYLVFPMIITFMVKFSSTLGAEETFGLAQYFGFMFNIVIPLALLFELPIIVMFLTRLRILNPMRMRKMRGYSYLALVIVASLISPPDFISHLSVFLPLVILYEISVVISRIIYRKQLKEDAKWEKEFYDGGTEEDAVLRVEKE, from the coding sequence ATGAGCAATCAAGAGCAAGAGATGCGGCTGGTTGAGCATTTGGGCGAATTGCGACGTCGGCTCATATGGGTTGCACTCATTTTCGTTGTTGCTTTCATTGTTGGATTCGCGTACGCGGAGCCGGTGGTCCAGTATTTTCAGAAGGACGCGGGCGTTAAATGGCACGTGTTCGGCATTCCGGACGGTCTGCGCGTATATATGCAGTTTGCGTTTGTGATTGCGCTCGTTATTACGCTGCCGTTTATTTTGTACCATGTATGGCGTTTTATTACACCAGGGCTTCGCCCGCATGAGCGCAAGGCGGCAGGCATCTTCATTATTCCGGCCTTCCTGCTGTTCTTAGCTGGGCTTGCTGTAGGGTATTATCTCGTATTTCCGATGATTATTACTTTTATGGTTAAGTTCTCAAGTACATTAGGAGCGGAGGAGACGTTCGGCTTAGCCCAATATTTTGGATTCATGTTTAATATCGTGATTCCGCTGGCGCTTTTGTTTGAACTTCCTATTATTGTTATGTTTCTTACGCGGCTTCGCATCTTAAATCCGATGCGGATGCGTAAAATGCGCGGATATTCCTATCTGGCGCTCGTTATCGTAGCCTCCTTGATCTCACCGCCGGATTTTATCAGCCATTTAAGCGTGTTTTTGCCGCTGGTCATATTGTATGAAATCAGTGTGGTAATCTCCCGCATCATCTATCGCAAGCAGTTGAAGGAAGATGCGAAATGGGAGAAGGAGTTCTATGACGGTGGGACAGAAGAAGACGCGGTCCTGCGCGTGGAGAAAGAGTAA
- a CDS encoding MogA/MoaB family molybdenum cofactor biosynthesis protein: MWKIGVVTSSNSVHRKERENDCLPKLEALLKQHLDAAVAHHRTSPDNIEMIKENIIELIDRERVDLLITIGGTGLSPEDVTPEATELVIDRHVPGLAEEMRRCSMQHSRKVLLTRATVGTRGNTLVINLPGSLPGMEWCFVAIADQISSALDIIQGTNHNVNI; encoded by the coding sequence ATGTGGAAAATTGGGGTCGTCACTTCAAGCAACTCGGTGCATCGCAAGGAGCGAGAGAATGACTGTCTGCCGAAGCTAGAAGCACTGTTGAAACAACACTTGGACGCTGCTGTGGCGCATCATCGTACATCACCTGACAATATAGAGATGATTAAAGAGAACATAATTGAGCTGATTGACAGAGAGAGAGTCGATTTGTTGATTACGATCGGCGGCACAGGTCTGAGCCCAGAGGATGTAACGCCAGAAGCGACGGAGCTTGTAATTGACCGTCATGTTCCAGGATTGGCCGAAGAGATGCGCCGCTGTAGTATGCAGCATTCGCGCAAGGTTCTTCTAACGCGTGCAACGGTAGGTACGCGCGGCAATACGCTGGTCATTAACCTGCCGGGCAGCCTTCCTGGGATGGAATGGTGCTTTGTCGCGATTGCAGATCAGATTTCTTCAGCGCTCGATATCATTCAAGGAACGAATCATAACGTAAATATCTAG
- a CDS encoding 5-formyltetrahydrofolate cyclo-ligase, whose amino-acid sequence MNGEEQKEKKRKLRRHILAQRAYIAEEERRECSKEATMRLLTIPAIQNAERIFSFLSFGDEIELDGFIDWCIAEGKEVYVPKTYGKEKRMVPYRFKGWDVLIKGVYGIREPNENECMPWNGKSFDAIIVPGVGFTERGERLGYGGGFYDRFFAGFSILPPLVAVCYEMQIVSSLPTEEHDRRVDRIVTEQRIIVCS is encoded by the coding sequence ATGAACGGCGAAGAGCAAAAGGAAAAGAAGCGGAAGCTGAGACGTCATATTCTCGCACAGCGGGCGTACATCGCAGAAGAGGAACGCAGGGAGTGCTCAAAGGAAGCAACCATGCGTCTGCTCACCATTCCGGCCATTCAAAATGCGGAGCGCATCTTCTCTTTTCTTTCATTTGGAGATGAAATTGAGCTGGATGGCTTCATTGATTGGTGTATAGCAGAAGGAAAAGAAGTCTATGTACCGAAAACGTATGGGAAGGAGAAGCGGATGGTGCCATACCGGTTTAAGGGCTGGGACGTGCTCATAAAGGGCGTGTATGGCATTAGGGAACCGAATGAGAATGAGTGTATGCCGTGGAATGGAAAAAGCTTCGATGCTATTATCGTTCCGGGTGTCGGATTTACGGAGCGAGGAGAGCGTCTTGGTTATGGAGGCGGCTTCTATGACCGATTTTTTGCGGGATTTTCCATTCTTCCGCCATTGGTAGCGGTCTGTTATGAAATGCAGATCGTTTCGTCTCTTCCCACGGAAGAACATGACCGCAGGGTAGATCGGATCGTTACGGAGCAAAGAATTATTGTTTGTTCATGA